One Fusarium musae strain F31 chromosome 6, whole genome shotgun sequence DNA segment encodes these proteins:
- a CDS encoding hypothetical protein (EggNog:ENOG41~CAZy:GH31) — protein sequence MFFNDKTRLRYKYDAEELWIEPWGPNAFRVRATKAAVMPSQDWALQKLTEVTPEISISEESASIKNGNIKARISRQGKLIIEKADGTLILEEYSRHRRDLLDPKCSALEVEAREFKGILGTDNYHLTMRLESVSPDEKIFGMGQYQQPWLDLKGLDLELAHRNSQASVPFAVSSLGYGLLWNNPAIGRAVFGKNIMSFEAFSTQILDYWIVAGDTPAEIVEAYADATGKVPIMPEYGLGFWQCKLRYQTQEELLEVAREYKRREIPIDLIVIDFFHWPKQGDWKFDSDYWPDPDAMVKELTDLGIELMVSIWPTVDKTAENYQYMLEHGYLIRTDRGVRIGLDFQGQTVHIDTTNPDARKYIWDTVNKNYYSKGIKTFWLDEAEPEYAAYDFDNYRYWLGSNGTIGNIYPVNYAQAFYEGQEAAGQKNIVNLLRCAWAGSQKYGALVWSGDIASSWSSFHNQLCAGLNMGLSGIPWWTTDIGGFHGGDPNDESFRELFVRWFQWGAFCPVMRLHGDREPQQPQQGTTGGATCRSGAPNEVWSYGPQVYDICVKYIKIREDLRPYTRKLMKEAHEKGTPVMRPLFYEFPDDKKAWDISTQYLYGDKYLVCPVLKPGQTKTEAYLPKLSNGEKWSSFNGDKSHESGTTVTVDCPLTQMPVFVRGA from the exons ATGTTCTTTAACGACAAGACTCGCCTCCGCTACAAATATGATGCGGAGGAACTCTGGATTGAACCATGGGGTCCAAATGCATTCCGTGTAAGGGCTACTAAGGCTGCCGTGATGCCATCACAAGATTGGGCGCTTCAGAAACTTACTGAAGTTACGCCAGAAATCTCTATTTCTGAGGAGTCTGCTTCCATCAAGAATGGCAACATCAAAGCCCGCATCTCTCGCCAAGGCAAATTGATCATTGAGAAAGCGGATGGAACACTTATTCTGGAAGAGTACTCTCGTCATAGACGTGATCTTCTCGATCCAAAGTGCAGTGCTCTGGAAGTGGAAGCTCGCGAGTTCAAAGGAATACTGGGAACGGACAACTATCATCTGACAATGCGTCTTGAGAGTGTCAGTCCAGATGAGAAGATCTTTGGAATGGGCCAGTACCAACAGCCTTGGCTTGACCTGAAGGGActcgatcttgagcttgcaCATCGCAACTCTCAAGCCAGCGTTCCCTTTGCTGTGTCCTCACTTGGATATGGACTCTTGTGGAACAACCCCGCGATAGGAAGGGCCGTGTTTGGCAAGAACATCATGAGCTTCGAGGCATTCTCAACTCAGATTCTTGACTATTGGATTGTCGCAGGGGACACGCCAGCAGAGATTGTTGAAGCATACGCAGACGCAACTGGCAAAGTTCCCATTATGCCTGAGTATGGACTTGGGTTTTGGCAGTGTAAGCTCCGATATCAGACACAGGAGGAGCTTCTCGAAGTGGCTAGGGAGTACAAGCGCCGAGAGATTCCAATTGATCTCATAGTCATCGATTTCTTCCATTGGCCCAAGCAGGGAGATTGGAAATTTGACTCAGACTACTGGCCTGACCCTG ATGCCATGGTGAAGGAGCTCACGGATCTCGGAATCGAGCTCATGGTTTCTATCTGGCCAACCGTTGATAAAACAGCTGAAAATTACCAGTACATGCTGGAGCATGGATACTTGATCCGAACTGATAGAGGTGTCCGTATCGGCCTTGACTTCCAGGGCCAAACGGTACATATTGACACCACAAACCCAGACGCAAGGAAATACATATGGGACACAGTAAACAAGAACTACTACTCCAAAGGCATCAAGACGTTCTGGCTCGATGAAGCAGAGCCAGAATATGCAGCATACGACTTTGACAACTATCGATACTGGCTAGGCTCCAACGGGACGATCGGAAATATCTATCCCGTCAACTATGCCCAAGCCTTTtatgaaggacaagaagcggCGGGTCAGAAAAACATCGTTAATCTCCTTCGCTGTGCTTGGGCTGGCAGCCAGAAGTATGGAGCTCTTGTGTGGAGTGGAGATATTGCCTCTTCGTGGTCTAGCTTCCACAACCAGCTATGCGCAGGCCTCAACATGGGTCTTTCAGGCATACCCTGGTGGACCACAGATATTGGAGGATTTCATGGCGGCGACCCCAACGATGAAAGCTTCAGAGAGCTCTTTGTGCGGTGGTTCCAGTGGGGTGCATTCTGCCCTGTTATGAGACTCCATGGTGATCGTGAGCCTCAACAACCACAGCAAGGGACGACCGGCGGTGCAACATGTCGCAGTGGAGCTCCTAACGAGGTCTGGTCTTATGGCCCTCAGGTTTATGATATCTGCGTCAAGTATATCAAGATCAGGGAGGACCTTCGACCTTACACTCGGAAGCTTATGAAAGAAGCACATGAAAAGGGAACACCGGTCATGCGACCTCTGTTCTATGAGTTCCCTGACGATAAGAAGGCCTGGGATATTTCGACTCAGTACCTCTATGGCGACAAGTATCTGGTCTGTCCTGTACTGAAACCAGGTCAAACCAAGACGGAGGCCTACCTACCCAAGCTCTCAAATGGAGAGAAATGGTCTTCTTTCAACGGTGATAAGTCTCACGAGTCCGGAACAACGGTCACTGTTGACTGTCCTTTGACTCAAATGCCAGTCTTTGTTCGAGGAGCATGA